In Miscanthus floridulus cultivar M001 chromosome 5, ASM1932011v1, whole genome shotgun sequence, one genomic interval encodes:
- the LOC136449457 gene encoding protein NDL1-like — MGDSSGSVSVDVERIFFGGKEHRVRTRHGPLSVSVYGDEDKPALVTYPDVALNHMSCFQGLFFCPEAASLLLHNFCVYHITPQGHELGAALISADVPLPSVDDLADQVADVLDFFSLGSVMCLGVTAGAYVLTLFATKYRERVLGLMLVSPVCKAPSWSEWLYNKVLLNLLYYYGTRGLVKESLLQRYFSMDVLGNGQDPESEIVQACRSLLDERQGTSVWRFLQAINRRHDLTESLKKLQCRTLIFVGDSSQFHADAVHMATKLDRRYCALVEVQACGSLVTEEQPHAMVIPMEYFLMGYGLYRPSQQESSPRSTLSPFCISPELLSPESMGVKLKPIKTRISLNV, encoded by the exons ATGGGGGACTCCAGCGGCTCCGTGTCGGTTGACGTCGAGCGGATCTTCTTCGGCGGCAAG GAGCATCGAGTAAGAACGAGGCATGGCCCTCTATCGGTTTCTGTATATGGAGACGAGGACAAGCCCGCACTCGTAACTTATCCGGATGTAGCCTTAAATC ACATGTCTTGCTTCCAAGGATTGTTCTTCTGTCCAGAGGCTGCGTCGCTGTTGCTTCACAATTTCTGTGTGTACCACATCACACCTCAAGGACACGAG TTAGGAGCAGCTCTGATTTCAGCTGATGTGCCTCTGCCATCCGTCGATGACCTTGCAGATCAGGTTGCTGATGTCCTTGATTTTTTCAG TTTAGGTTCTGTCATGTGCTTGGGTGTCACTGCTGGTGCCTATGTTCTCACCCTCTTTGCA ACGAAGTATCGGGAGAGGGTTCTTGGCCTAATGTTGGTTTCACCTGTATGCAAAGCCCCCTCTTGGAGCGAGTGGTTGTATAATAAG GTATTATTGAACTTGCTTTATTACTATGGGACACGTGGGTTAGTCAAGGAAAGTTTGCTTCAGCGATATTTCAGCATG GACGTTCTAGGTAACGGGCAAGATCCTGAATCAGAGATTGTCCAAGCCTGCAGAAGT TTACTTGATGAGAGGCAGGGAACTAGTGTCTGGCGGTTCCTTCAGGCAATTAACAG GCGACACGATTTAACGGAATCATTGAAGAAGCTTCAGTGCCGGACGCTGATTTTTGTTGGGGACAGCTCACAATTCCATGCTGACGCCGTCCACATGGCCACAAAGCTAGACCGGAGATACTGCGCCCTAGTCGAG GTTCAGGCTTGTGGTTCACTTGTCACAGAAGAGCAGCCCCATGCGATGGTGATCCCGATGGAATACTTCCTAATGGGATACGGGCTTTACAGGCCATCCCAGCAGGAAAGCAGCCCCCGGAGCACACTGAGCCCGTTCTGCATATCGCCCGAGCTTCTATCGCCGGAGAGCATGGGAGTGAAGCTGAAGCCCATCAAGACGCGCATCTCGCTTAACGTTTAG